One region of Paralichthys olivaceus isolate ysfri-2021 chromosome 12, ASM2471397v2, whole genome shotgun sequence genomic DNA includes:
- the LOC109627840 gene encoding kelch repeat and BTB domain-containing protein 11 has product MNEGHRQGGGAITVEADVILHVANPDLVAPTNRDGSLCPGYVERFLPEEKDSSLPPVFEKEYLLDGRLMENNHIDHQKGNGSYDSRADQYHLSNVKAALDLPLHTDSVSNHVSDTQQNCTSSEMYNGARAKVSYDAGSPACSSSQGKEETDQSGLKSNLDQQAENTSAKKEPDLVIEVSGQTISAHKSVLAEKSDYFKARLSRDILKVKGMSYKTLSTLIDYIYTSKVNVSKDNVVDVITGAKILQIPCAVQAAMDSMSEQITAENCYEILTIAKKQRLNELKETAYGYMSDNFLKILKDPSVYGRLTGSERDLILRKRMEGRKTLMVAEINDVFDRVGSRPPSRCGSRPQSPLSVGSLEENHMIYFFNETANDWRPLTAMPEDLNTKGCGMCTLYNYLFVAGGIKGYGDKGKVSDKVFCYNPITNRWAEVRPLNQARAQLKLVSMDGHLYAIGGECLFTVEKYDPRMDRWTTVAPLPKGAFAVAHEATTCSGELYVSGGSLFYRLVKYDPKRDEWQECPFNNSRKKSTDMVAFKSFIYRFDVNREQGITVFKYNTIVKMWHDCASQRPGSHLPFRCAVIGNCIYCVNKSQTLQFVVEEEGGYFVEEALRAPLEAKGILFPFVLTLPEKPEKVT; this is encoded by the coding sequence ATGAATGAGGGCCACAGGCAAGGCGGAGGGGCCATCACCGTGGAGGCCGACGTCATCCTCCACGTTGCAAACCCGGACCTCGTTGCGCCCACCAACAGAGATGGGAGTTTATGTCCAGGTTACGTCGAGAGATTCCTGCCGGAGGAGAAGGACTCCAGCCTTCCTCCAGTGTTTGAGAAGGAGTACCTGTTGGATGGGAGGCTGATGGAGAATAATCATATCGATCATCAGAAAGGCAACGGCTCATACGACTCCAGAGCTGATCAGTACCATCTCTCCAATGTTAAGGCGGCTCTGGATCTCCCCCTTCATACTGACTCTGTGTCCAATCATGTTTCTGATACGCAGCAAAACTGTACAAGCAGTGAAATGTACAACGGTGCCAGAGCTAAAGTGTCTTACGATGCAGGCTCCCCTGCGTGCTCGTCTAGTCAAGGCAAAGAGGAAACTGATCAGTCAGGGCTAAAATCAAACCTTGATCAGCAAGCTGAAAATACCTCAGCTAAAAAAGAGCCTGATCTAGTCATCGAAGTTAGCGGGCAGACAATCAGTGCTCACAAATCTGTCCTTGCAGAGAAGAGCGACTACTTTAAGGCACGGCTGTCACGAGATATCCTGAAAGTGAAGGGGATGAGCTACAAGACGTTGTCTACATTGATAGACTACATTTACACTTCCAAGGTGAATGTGAGCAAGGACAATGTCGTGGACGTTATCACAGGCGCTAAAATCCTCCAGATCCCCTGCGCTGTCCAGGCTGCCATGGACTCCATGTCGGAACAAATCACCGCAGAGAACTGCTATGAGATTCTTACCATTGCCAAAAAGCAGCGGCTGAACGAACTGAAGGAGACGGCCTATGGCTACATGAGCGACAATTTCCTCAAGATCCTCAAAGACCCCTCCGTGTACGGGCGTCTGACTGGATCGGAGCGGGACCTGATTCTGAGGAAGAGAATGGAAGGGAGGAAGACGCTGATGGTCGCAGAGATAAACGATGTTTTTGATCGAGTTGGGAGCAGGCCGCCGAGTCGTTGCGGTAGCCGACCACAGAGCCCCTTGTCGGTGGGGTCTTTGGAGGAGAACCATATGATTTACTTCTTTAATGAAACGGCGAATGACTGGAGACCTTTGACGGCGATGCCTGAGGACTTAAACACTAAAGGGTGTGGGATGTGCACCTTGTACAACTACCTGTTTGTGGCAGGCGGGATCAAGGGCTACGGTGACAAAGGCAAAGTGTCGGACAAAGTCTTCTGTTACAACCCCATAACCAACCGCTGGGCTGAGGTCAGACCTCTGAACCAGGCTCGAGCCCAGCTCAAGCTCGTGTCCATGGACGGCCACTTGTACGCCATCGGCGGGGaatgtttgtttacagtggAAAAATATGACCCTCGCATGGACCGCTGGACTACTGTGGCCCCTTTGCCCAAGGGCGCCTTTGCCGTGGCCCATGAAGCCACCACCTGCAGTGGAGAACTCTACGTCTCAGGGGGCTCCCTCTTCTACCGCCTCGTCAAGTACGACCCCAAGAGGGACGAGTGGCAGGAGTGCCCCTTCAACAACAGCAGAAAGAAGTCCACAGACATGGTGGCGTTCAAGAGCTTCATCTACCGCTTCGACGTCAACCGCGAGCAGGGCATCACCGTCTTCAAGTACAACACCATAGTGAAAATGTGGCACGACTGTGCATCTCAGAGGCCCGGGAGCCACTTACCGTTCAGGTGCGCCGTCATCGGGAACTGCATCTACTGCGTGAACAAATCCCAGACGCTTCAGTTCgtagtggaggaggagggcggcTACTTTGTGGAGGAGGCACTGAGGGCACCTCTAGAGGCGAAGggcattctttttccttttgtgcTCACGTTGCCAGAGAAGCCTGAAAAAGTGACAtag